A stretch of the Chitinophaga sp. Cy-1792 genome encodes the following:
- a CDS encoding FKBP-type peptidyl-prolyl cis-trans isomerase produces the protein MNKLLLIIATLFLFLSACTKSDDSILPGMVNAQRTSDSVIVQYLYDHKETGFIKDPSGLFYKINFIGDSIHFPVLTSVVSVNYTYQLLDGTVVSSSMGVTDFKGIQLIKHIAAWRIGLQKISTGGRMRMYIPPTLAFGEVGIPNLVPANATLICDVELVSFN, from the coding sequence ATGAATAAATTACTACTCATAATAGCTACACTGTTCCTGTTCCTCAGCGCTTGTACCAAAAGCGATGACAGCATATTGCCCGGTATGGTAAATGCACAAAGAACCTCCGATTCCGTTATCGTACAATATCTGTATGACCACAAGGAAACCGGATTCATAAAAGACCCGTCCGGACTCTTTTATAAAATCAATTTTATTGGTGATAGCATCCATTTCCCGGTATTAACCTCCGTCGTTTCTGTTAATTATACCTATCAGCTACTGGATGGAACTGTCGTTTCCAGCTCCATGGGAGTAACCGACTTTAAAGGAATTCAACTGATTAAACATATTGCTGCCTGGCGCATCGGATTACAAAAAATATCTACCGGCGGCAGAATGAGAATGTACATTCCGCCAACCCTCGCCTTCGGCGAAGTAGGCATCCCCAATCTGGTGCCTGCCAACGCTACGCTCATCTGCGATGTAGAACTGGTATCTTTCAATTAG
- a CDS encoding valine--tRNA ligase yields MELSKNYQPGTVEEKWYQQWMDKGYFRSVPDGRKPFTVVIPPPNVTGVLHLGHTLNETVQDILVRRARMSGFNACWVPGSDHASIATEAKVVDMLKREKGIEKSQLTREEFLKYAFEWKDKYGGIIYHQIKKLGCSCDWDRVTFTMDDHYYKAVIRVFIDLYQKGKIYRGARMINWDPKAKTALSDEEVEYKDIQGKLYHVKYALTDASGKPTGEFITIATQRPETIMGDTAICVNPEDERYTHLKGCSAIVPLVNRAIPIIFDTYVDKEFGTGALKVTPAHDINDYNLGLKHNLEVIDTLNDDGTLSAAAVVFVGEDRFVARKKVIAALDESGALVKDQEYTTRVGYSQRNPDTVVEPRISTQWFVKMAELAKPALDAVVNGDVKIHPGDRFLATYKYWMENVKDWCISRQLWWGQQIPAWYTNDGSFEVAATAKEAVAQFAARGITVAAADLKQDEDCLDTWFSSWLWPMEVFNGISSPDNADINYYYPTNVLVTGQDIIFFWVARMVMAGLEYKEVKPFDDVYFTGMVRDKLGRKMSKQLGNSPDLLELIHQYGADAVRFGIMIASPAGNDLLFDDSSCEQGRMFNNKMWNALKLIKMWEGRQEVDQQNVAADHFAVKWFESRLREVKAEVANLHDTFRLSEGLKSLYRLIWDDFCSWYLEWVKPGFEQAIPASLYNQTVSFFEQLMQLLHPYMPFITEEIYQHLKYRNEGDSLMLLQFVAPEAPSHATLTEGLLAQEVITAIREARQKNQIKPKDEIVLHIETKHENAFKQIESILAKQVNAKEVIYVQEAVPGCITLVVQKDKFYLGSEVELDLSAQKETLEKDLVYLQGFLVSVEKKLSNERFVANAKPEVVEAERKKKEDAEAKIKVIEESLKSL; encoded by the coding sequence ATGGAACTTTCAAAGAATTACCAACCAGGAACGGTTGAGGAAAAATGGTATCAGCAATGGATGGATAAAGGCTATTTCAGGTCTGTACCTGATGGCCGTAAACCTTTTACTGTCGTCATTCCTCCTCCAAACGTTACTGGAGTACTGCACCTAGGGCATACCCTCAACGAAACCGTACAGGATATCCTGGTGCGCCGTGCCCGCATGAGTGGCTTCAACGCCTGCTGGGTACCCGGCTCTGACCACGCTTCCATCGCTACAGAGGCTAAAGTTGTAGACATGCTCAAACGCGAGAAAGGGATTGAAAAATCTCAGCTGACCCGCGAAGAGTTTCTCAAATATGCATTTGAATGGAAAGATAAATACGGCGGTATCATCTACCATCAGATCAAAAAACTAGGCTGCTCCTGCGATTGGGACCGTGTAACCTTTACCATGGACGATCACTACTACAAAGCAGTCATCAGGGTATTTATTGACCTTTACCAGAAAGGCAAGATCTACCGCGGCGCCCGCATGATCAACTGGGACCCGAAAGCTAAAACTGCCCTCAGTGATGAGGAAGTAGAATACAAAGACATCCAGGGTAAGCTGTATCACGTTAAATACGCGCTGACAGATGCTTCCGGCAAACCAACCGGCGAGTTTATCACCATCGCGACACAACGTCCTGAAACCATCATGGGCGATACCGCTATCTGCGTTAATCCGGAAGACGAGCGCTACACACACCTGAAAGGTTGTTCCGCCATCGTACCACTGGTAAACCGCGCTATACCGATCATCTTTGACACGTACGTGGATAAAGAATTCGGTACTGGTGCACTGAAGGTAACGCCAGCACACGATATCAATGACTACAACCTCGGTCTGAAACATAACCTGGAAGTAATCGACACCCTCAACGACGACGGTACGCTCAGCGCAGCGGCAGTTGTTTTTGTTGGTGAAGACCGCTTCGTTGCCCGTAAAAAGGTAATTGCTGCCCTGGACGAATCCGGCGCACTCGTTAAAGACCAGGAATATACTACCCGCGTTGGCTACAGCCAGCGTAACCCGGATACCGTGGTAGAACCACGTATCTCAACCCAGTGGTTCGTGAAAATGGCCGAACTGGCCAAACCAGCACTGGACGCTGTTGTAAATGGTGATGTAAAAATCCACCCGGGCGACAGGTTCCTCGCTACCTACAAATACTGGATGGAGAACGTGAAAGACTGGTGTATCTCCCGCCAGCTGTGGTGGGGCCAACAGATCCCGGCCTGGTATACCAACGACGGCTCCTTTGAAGTGGCTGCCACTGCCAAAGAAGCAGTTGCACAGTTTGCAGCACGCGGTATCACCGTAGCTGCCGCCGACCTTAAACAAGACGAGGACTGCCTCGATACCTGGTTCTCCTCCTGGTTATGGCCAATGGAAGTATTTAATGGTATCTCCAGCCCGGATAATGCCGACATCAACTACTACTACCCTACCAATGTACTGGTAACCGGACAGGATATCATCTTCTTCTGGGTAGCACGTATGGTGATGGCAGGACTGGAATATAAAGAGGTGAAACCTTTCGACGACGTTTACTTCACCGGTATGGTGCGTGATAAACTGGGCCGTAAGATGAGTAAGCAACTGGGGAACTCCCCTGATTTGCTGGAACTCATTCACCAATATGGCGCTGATGCCGTTCGTTTCGGTATCATGATCGCTTCTCCAGCCGGAAACGACCTGCTCTTCGATGATTCCAGCTGTGAACAGGGACGCATGTTCAACAATAAAATGTGGAACGCGCTGAAACTGATCAAAATGTGGGAAGGCCGTCAGGAAGTAGACCAGCAGAATGTTGCAGCTGACCACTTCGCTGTTAAATGGTTCGAAAGCCGCCTCCGTGAAGTAAAAGCGGAAGTAGCCAACCTGCACGATACTTTCCGCCTGAGCGAAGGACTGAAATCGCTGTACCGTCTTATCTGGGACGACTTCTGCTCCTGGTACCTGGAATGGGTGAAGCCTGGCTTTGAGCAAGCAATACCTGCTTCTCTTTACAACCAGACCGTTTCCTTCTTCGAGCAGCTGATGCAGTTACTGCACCCGTATATGCCTTTCATCACGGAAGAGATCTACCAGCACCTGAAATACCGTAACGAAGGTGATTCGCTGATGCTGTTGCAATTTGTTGCTCCTGAAGCACCATCTCATGCTACACTCACTGAAGGTCTGCTGGCGCAGGAAGTAATCACAGCCATCCGTGAGGCAAGACAGAAAAACCAGATCAAGCCGAAAGACGAGATCGTGCTGCATATCGAAACCAAACACGAAAATGCTTTCAAACAAATTGAAAGCATCCTGGCAAAACAGGTAAATGCAAAAGAAGTGATCTATGTACAGGAAGCGGTTCCTGGCTGTATCACCCTCGTTGTTCAGAAAGATAAATTCTACCTGGGTAGCGAAGTAGAACTGGATCTGAGCGCGCAGAAAGAAACGCTGGAGAAAGACCTGGTTTACCTGCAAGGCTTCCTGGTTTCTGTTGAGAAGAAACTCTCCAACGAGCGTTTCGTGGCCAATGCCAAACCAGAAGTAGTAGAGGCGGAACGTAAGAAAAAAGAAGATGCCGAAGCAAAAATCAAAGTGATAGAAGAAAGTCTGAAATCACTTTAA
- the trxB gene encoding thioredoxin-disulfide reductase: MENKNQQEHVHLLIIGSGPAGYTAAIYAARANLKPVLYQGIQPGGQLTITTEVENYPGYPEGIQGPEMMVDFEKQATRMGADIRYGLATSVDFSQQPYKIIIDEEKTITADAVIIATGASAKWLGIPSEQRLNGSGVSACAVCDGFFFRGKEVAIVGAGDTAAEEALYLSKMCSTVHMLVRRGEMRASKVMQDRVLKTSNIIVYWNSETDEVLGDKKVEAIRIRNNKTNELKEVPVSAFFVAIGHQPNSAIFKEYLELDDQDYIVTVPGTSRTNVEGVFACGDVQDKIYRQAVTAAGSGCMAALDAERYLSAKGHH; this comes from the coding sequence ATGGAAAACAAGAATCAGCAAGAACATGTGCATTTACTGATCATCGGTTCCGGCCCCGCCGGCTACACCGCAGCGATATATGCCGCCAGAGCCAACCTCAAACCTGTGCTGTACCAAGGTATCCAGCCAGGTGGCCAGCTCACCATCACCACTGAAGTAGAAAACTACCCAGGATACCCGGAAGGAATCCAAGGCCCTGAAATGATGGTCGATTTCGAAAAACAAGCTACCAGAATGGGTGCCGACATCCGTTATGGCCTGGCTACCTCTGTCGACTTCAGCCAACAGCCTTATAAAATTATCATCGACGAAGAAAAGACAATCACCGCCGACGCCGTGATCATCGCCACCGGAGCCTCCGCTAAATGGCTCGGTATTCCTTCCGAACAACGCCTCAACGGTAGCGGTGTATCTGCATGCGCCGTTTGTGACGGGTTCTTCTTCCGTGGTAAAGAAGTTGCCATCGTTGGCGCCGGTGATACCGCCGCCGAAGAAGCACTCTACCTCTCCAAAATGTGCAGCACCGTTCACATGCTCGTACGTCGCGGCGAAATGCGCGCCTCTAAAGTGATGCAGGACCGCGTCCTCAAAACTTCCAACATCATCGTTTACTGGAATTCTGAAACAGATGAAGTACTCGGCGATAAAAAAGTAGAAGCCATCCGCATCCGCAACAATAAAACCAATGAACTCAAAGAAGTGCCTGTAAGCGCCTTCTTCGTAGCCATCGGACACCAGCCTAACTCCGCTATCTTTAAAGAATACCTGGAACTCGACGATCAGGACTATATCGTTACCGTTCCTGGTACCTCCCGTACCAACGTTGAAGGCGTTTTCGCCTGCGGCGACGTACAGGATAAAATCTACCGCCAGGCTGTAACCGCCGCCGGTAGCGGTTGTATGGCTGCCCTCGACGCAGAAAGATATCTCTCTGCCAAAGGCCACCACTAA
- the groL gene encoding chaperonin GroEL (60 kDa chaperone family; promotes refolding of misfolded polypeptides especially under stressful conditions; forms two stacked rings of heptamers to form a barrel-shaped 14mer; ends can be capped by GroES; misfolded proteins enter the barrel where they are refolded when GroES binds) — MAKQIFFNIEARNRMKKGVDVLADAVKVTLGPKGRNVVIEKKFGAPGVTKDGVSVAKEIELEDPIENMGAQMVKEVASKTADLAGDGTTTATVLAQAIIGEGLKNVAAGANPMDLKRGIDKAVKGIVENLKKQSEKVGNDNKKIEQVATISANNDNEIGKLIAEAMKKVTKDGVITVEEAKGTDTTVEVVEGMQFDRGYLSPYFITNSEKMQAELQNPFILIYDKKISTMKDILHILEKVAQQGAPLVIISEDLEGEALATLVVNKLRGTLKVAAVKAPGFGDRRKDMLQDIAVLTGGIVISEEQGYKLENADLTYLGRAESVTIDKDNTTIVGGRGQKKDIQARIGQIKAQIEVTTSDYDREKLQERLAKLSGGVAVLYVGAATEVEMKEKKDRVDDALHATRAAVEEGIVPGGGVAYIRAIESIDKLKVENEDEQTGIAIVKRAIEEPLRQITANAGIEGSIVVQKVKEGKADFGFNARTETYEKLLAAGVIDPTKVTRIALENAASIAGMLLTTECVIADKPEPKSAAPAMPGGHGMGMDY; from the coding sequence ATGGCAAAGCAAATATTCTTTAATATAGAGGCCCGCAACAGAATGAAAAAAGGTGTTGACGTTCTGGCCGATGCAGTAAAAGTAACCCTCGGTCCTAAAGGCCGTAACGTAGTGATCGAAAAGAAATTCGGTGCTCCGGGTGTAACCAAGGATGGTGTTTCCGTTGCTAAAGAAATCGAACTGGAAGACCCTATCGAAAACATGGGCGCTCAGATGGTGAAAGAAGTAGCTTCCAAAACTGCTGATCTGGCAGGTGATGGTACTACCACTGCTACCGTTCTCGCTCAGGCTATCATCGGTGAAGGTCTGAAAAACGTTGCTGCAGGCGCTAACCCAATGGACCTCAAACGTGGTATCGACAAAGCCGTTAAAGGTATCGTTGAAAACCTGAAAAAACAATCTGAAAAAGTTGGTAACGACAACAAAAAAATCGAACAGGTTGCTACTATCTCCGCTAATAACGACAACGAAATTGGTAAACTGATTGCAGAAGCAATGAAGAAAGTTACCAAAGACGGCGTTATCACCGTAGAAGAAGCAAAAGGTACCGATACTACCGTTGAAGTAGTAGAAGGTATGCAGTTCGACCGTGGTTACCTGTCTCCATATTTCATCACCAACAGCGAAAAAATGCAGGCTGAACTGCAGAATCCTTTCATCCTGATCTACGATAAAAAGATCAGCACCATGAAAGATATCCTGCACATCCTGGAAAAAGTAGCTCAGCAAGGTGCGCCTCTGGTGATCATCTCTGAAGACCTGGAAGGTGAAGCACTGGCTACCCTCGTGGTAAATAAACTGCGTGGTACCCTGAAAGTTGCTGCCGTTAAAGCTCCTGGCTTCGGTGACAGAAGAAAAGATATGCTGCAGGACATCGCTGTGCTGACAGGTGGTATCGTTATCTCTGAAGAACAAGGTTACAAACTGGAAAACGCTGACCTGACCTACCTCGGTCGCGCTGAATCAGTAACTATCGATAAAGACAACACTACCATCGTTGGTGGCCGTGGTCAGAAAAAAGATATCCAGGCTCGTATCGGTCAGATCAAAGCTCAGATCGAAGTAACTACTTCCGACTACGACCGCGAAAAATTACAGGAACGCCTGGCTAAACTGTCCGGTGGTGTTGCTGTTCTCTACGTAGGTGCTGCTACCGAAGTAGAAATGAAAGAAAAGAAAGATCGCGTAGACGATGCTTTACACGCTACCCGCGCTGCCGTTGAAGAAGGTATCGTTCCTGGTGGTGGTGTTGCCTACATCCGCGCTATCGAATCTATCGATAAACTGAAAGTAGAAAACGAAGACGAACAAACCGGTATCGCTATCGTTAAACGCGCTATCGAAGAACCTCTCCGTCAGATCACCGCTAACGCTGGTATCGAAGGTTCTATCGTAGTGCAGAAAGTGAAAGAAGGTAAAGCTGACTTCGGCTTCAACGCCCGCACTGAAACTTACGAGAAATTACTGGCAGCAGGTGTTATCGACCCTACCAAAGTAACTCGTATCGCACTGGAAAATGCCGCTTCTATCGCTGGTATGCTCCTGACTACCGAATGCGTAATCGCTGACAAACCAGAACCTAAATCCGCTGCTCCTGCTATGCCAGGTGGTCACGGTATGGGTATGGACTACTAA
- a CDS encoding low specificity L-threonine aldolase, which yields MIDFRSDTFTKPGHGMLQAMYTAETGDDVFGEDPSVNKLEAMMADYFGKEAALYCPSGTMSNQIGINVHTQPGDEVICSHLSHVYLYEGGGIAATSGAQVHPIHGIRGMITAGQVVAAIQPDDIHRANTSLVCLENTSNRGGGCCYTWQDILSIRNVCTQHNLGLHLDGARLFNAIVATGQDPKAYGQVFDSISVCLNKGMGCPMGSVLMGSKDYIKAARRVRKRLGGGLRQAGYMAATGIYAMENNIQRLTEDHLHAKKIAGTLAEKSFVGEIYPVETNILIFEVKGHLNPQQFAEYLKMEGILVQPISDSQVRMVLHLDIIPEMVERTCKVIEGLK from the coding sequence ATGATCGATTTTCGCAGCGATACTTTTACTAAGCCCGGCCATGGCATGTTACAGGCGATGTATACTGCCGAAACCGGCGATGATGTTTTTGGCGAGGACCCGAGCGTCAACAAACTGGAAGCCATGATGGCAGATTATTTTGGCAAAGAGGCAGCTTTATACTGCCCTTCCGGCACAATGTCCAACCAGATAGGTATCAATGTGCATACCCAGCCCGGTGATGAGGTCATCTGCAGCCACCTGTCGCATGTATATTTATATGAAGGTGGCGGTATCGCGGCTACTTCGGGGGCGCAGGTCCATCCTATCCATGGCATCCGTGGCATGATCACTGCCGGTCAGGTGGTGGCGGCCATACAGCCGGATGATATCCACCGCGCCAATACCAGCCTCGTTTGCCTGGAAAATACATCCAACAGGGGTGGCGGCTGTTGCTATACATGGCAAGATATATTATCAATACGCAATGTATGTACGCAGCACAACTTAGGACTCCACCTCGATGGCGCCCGCCTCTTCAATGCGATCGTTGCCACCGGCCAGGACCCGAAAGCCTACGGCCAGGTATTCGATAGTATCTCGGTATGCCTTAATAAAGGAATGGGGTGTCCGATGGGGTCTGTTCTCATGGGTAGTAAAGATTATATCAAAGCGGCCCGCCGCGTCCGTAAAAGATTAGGCGGCGGCTTACGCCAGGCAGGCTACATGGCAGCCACCGGCATCTACGCTATGGAGAACAATATACAACGACTCACTGAAGACCACCTGCATGCGAAAAAAATTGCCGGCACCCTGGCAGAAAAATCCTTCGTAGGGGAAATCTACCCGGTAGAAACCAATATCCTGATATTTGAGGTGAAAGGCCACCTGAACCCGCAGCAGTTTGCCGAATACCTCAAAATGGAAGGAATCCTGGTACAGCCTATCTCCGACTCCCAGGTAAGAATGGTGCTACATCTCGATATCATACCGGAAATGGTGGAAAGGACCTGTAAAGTAATCGAGGGATTGAAATAA
- a CDS encoding FKBP-type peptidyl-prolyl cis-trans isomerase, protein MKKFLILGAAVISFMAACKKSNVDVYDPYPQYKIDSANIQAYLQQKGISAEMDSLGFFYKITQPGTGTDTIPSTSYYITAGYKGYTLNGTVFDGNDSTNFSKAPVYYLVPGWYLGLRHITKGGKITLYLPSFFAYGQRSFNFNYNNQSGTVPANSPLIFEINLMDFAKAAN, encoded by the coding sequence ATGAAGAAATTTTTGATTCTTGGAGCAGCAGTAATCAGCTTCATGGCCGCTTGTAAAAAGAGTAATGTAGATGTCTACGATCCATATCCGCAGTACAAAATCGATTCCGCTAACATCCAGGCATACCTTCAACAAAAAGGTATCTCCGCAGAAATGGATTCGCTCGGTTTCTTCTATAAAATTACACAACCGGGTACAGGTACAGATACTATTCCCAGCACATCATATTACATTACAGCTGGTTATAAAGGCTATACCCTCAACGGCACTGTTTTCGACGGAAATGATTCTACCAACTTCTCGAAAGCACCTGTTTACTACCTGGTTCCTGGCTGGTACTTAGGTCTCCGCCATATCACCAAAGGTGGTAAAATCACCCTGTACCTGCCTTCTTTCTTCGCCTATGGCCAGCGCAGCTTCAATTTCAACTATAATAACCAATCCGGAACAGTTCCTGCAAATTCCCCACTGATCTTCGAAATCAATCTGATGGACTTTGCTAAAGCGGCTAATTAA
- a CDS encoding dihydroneopterin aldolase has protein sequence MLTIALEQARFHAYHGFFPEETIIGNEFVLDIYVRIPGTVPIEDLSETVNYQGIYEIAKAVMDIPKPLLEEVVYIITAQLKLRYPGITHSTVTLRKLNPPMGASIRNSMVSLEKDY, from the coding sequence ATGCTTACCATCGCTCTGGAACAAGCCCGGTTTCATGCCTACCACGGATTCTTCCCCGAAGAAACCATCATCGGCAACGAATTTGTCCTGGATATATATGTTCGTATACCCGGCACCGTACCCATCGAAGATCTTTCCGAAACTGTTAACTATCAAGGTATTTACGAGATAGCTAAAGCGGTAATGGACATCCCTAAACCACTCCTGGAAGAAGTGGTCTACATCATCACAGCGCAACTGAAACTCCGCTACCCGGGCATCACACACAGCACCGTTACCCTTCGTAAACTCAATCCTCCCATGGGAGCCAGCATACGCAATTCCATGGTAAGCCTGGAAAAAGATTACTGA
- a CDS encoding RNA polymerase sigma factor RpoD/SigA, with product MRQLKIATQITNRDSQAVEKYLQEISKIPLLTPEEETVLAQRIKMGDQKALERLTTGNLRFVVSVAKQYQHQGLSLSDLINEGNLGLIKAAQRFDETKGFKFISYAVWWIRQSILQALAEQGRLVRLPQNKIGTYNKANKAYMAFEQENEREPSTEELAEILEMSESEINNIFQSNTRHMSLDAPVHEAEDVAMGDLLEGGDITDDDVMRDSLREEIRRVLKSLSPREAEIVNAYFGLDGENGATIEQIGQKYDLTKERIRQIKERAIKRLQKARYSGALKSYLG from the coding sequence ATGAGGCAACTTAAAATTGCCACCCAGATCACCAATCGTGATTCGCAGGCGGTAGAAAAGTACCTGCAGGAAATCTCGAAGATCCCTTTGTTAACACCTGAGGAAGAGACCGTTTTGGCGCAGCGTATAAAAATGGGCGATCAAAAGGCTCTTGAAAGATTGACGACAGGAAACCTTCGTTTCGTTGTTTCTGTAGCAAAGCAATATCAGCATCAGGGGCTTAGCCTCAGTGACCTCATCAATGAAGGTAATCTAGGGTTGATCAAGGCGGCGCAACGTTTCGATGAAACAAAGGGCTTCAAATTCATCTCTTATGCTGTATGGTGGATTCGCCAATCCATTTTACAGGCGTTAGCTGAACAAGGTCGTCTTGTTCGTCTGCCGCAAAATAAAATTGGCACTTATAACAAAGCGAACAAAGCCTACATGGCATTTGAACAGGAAAACGAACGTGAACCTTCTACCGAGGAACTCGCAGAAATCCTGGAAATGTCCGAATCGGAAATTAACAATATCTTCCAGAGCAATACCCGTCATATGTCACTGGATGCCCCAGTACATGAAGCTGAAGACGTAGCTATGGGCGACCTCCTGGAAGGTGGCGATATTACCGACGACGATGTAATGCGCGATTCATTACGTGAAGAGATCCGCAGGGTCCTGAAATCACTCAGCCCTCGTGAAGCAGAAATCGTGAACGCTTATTTCGGTCTGGATGGAGAAAACGGAGCAACAATCGAACAAATCGGTCAGAAATACGATCTGACAAAAGAAAGAATCAGGCAAATTAAAGAACGCGCAATCAAGAGACTGCAAAAAGCTCGTTACAGCGGCGCTTTAAAATCCTATCTGGGATAA
- a CDS encoding L-serine ammonia-lyase: MAHECISVFDIFKIGVGPSSSHTLGPWRAALRFLSDLEKEGKLPAVSRLQVLLYGSLAKTGHGHGTDIAVLLGLCGDDPVTFDVNQITPKIEAIRRNRKMTVAGKYEIDFDPMEDISFLFEESLPFHPNALTFLISFNDGDQRAATYYSIGGGFVVQEGENGSAGQQVDLPFPIDTARQLLQFCIKTGFSISEVVMENELAWRPEAETKAGVLNIWRVMQECTYRGCHTTGELPGGLRVARRAAALNKKLLKGRTYTDYISWIEAIRAGGEHFTYTLDWVSCFALAVNEENASFGRVVTAPTNGAAGVIPAVLQYFIAFCDGLHEDKIMQFLLTASEIGSIFKKRSTISAAMGGCQAEIGVSSAMAAAALTECLGGSQRQVLMAAEIAMEHHLGLTCDPIGGLVQVPCIERNTMGAIKAITASQLALQSNPELAKVSLDAVVKTMWETALDMSSKYKETSDGGLAVNIPISLSEC, translated from the coding sequence GTGGCACACGAATGTATTTCAGTATTTGATATCTTCAAGATCGGCGTAGGCCCGTCCAGCTCCCATACCTTAGGCCCATGGCGCGCCGCCTTACGTTTTCTGTCTGACCTTGAAAAAGAAGGCAAGCTCCCGGCCGTTTCACGTTTACAGGTATTACTTTATGGCTCCCTGGCCAAAACAGGTCACGGACACGGCACTGACATTGCCGTATTGCTGGGTCTGTGCGGTGATGATCCCGTAACCTTCGACGTAAACCAGATTACACCTAAAATTGAAGCCATTCGCCGCAACCGCAAAATGACCGTTGCCGGCAAATATGAAATAGACTTCGATCCGATGGAAGACATCTCCTTCCTCTTCGAAGAATCTCTACCTTTCCATCCAAACGCATTAACTTTCCTCATTTCGTTCAACGACGGCGACCAGCGCGCCGCTACCTATTATTCCATTGGTGGCGGATTCGTTGTGCAGGAAGGCGAAAATGGCAGCGCCGGACAACAGGTAGACCTCCCTTTTCCAATAGATACCGCCCGTCAGCTACTGCAGTTCTGCATCAAAACAGGCTTCAGCATTTCTGAGGTGGTAATGGAAAATGAACTGGCATGGCGCCCCGAAGCAGAGACTAAAGCCGGTGTACTCAACATCTGGCGCGTCATGCAGGAATGCACCTACAGAGGATGTCATACCACCGGCGAATTACCCGGCGGACTCAGAGTAGCACGCCGTGCCGCTGCCCTCAATAAAAAATTATTAAAAGGTCGTACCTATACAGACTATATATCCTGGATAGAGGCTATCCGCGCAGGTGGCGAACACTTCACCTATACGCTCGACTGGGTAAGCTGTTTCGCCCTGGCTGTCAATGAGGAAAACGCCTCCTTCGGCCGCGTGGTAACTGCTCCAACCAACGGCGCAGCCGGCGTAATCCCTGCTGTATTACAGTACTTCATCGCCTTCTGTGATGGCCTCCATGAAGATAAAATCATGCAATTCCTCCTTACCGCTTCTGAAATCGGTAGCATTTTCAAAAAACGCTCCACCATCTCAGCAGCAATGGGTGGTTGCCAGGCAGAAATCGGCGTGTCGTCAGCCATGGCCGCAGCAGCATTGACAGAATGCCTCGGCGGTTCACAGCGACAAGTACTCATGGCCGCTGAAATAGCCATGGAACACCACCTCGGACTTACCTGCGATCCTATCGGCGGACTCGTACAGGTGCCTTGCATCGAACGTAATACCATGGGTGCTATCAAGGCGATCACCGCTTCCCAGCTGGCTTTGCAAAGCAACCCTGAACTGGCTAAAGTTTCCCTCGACGCTGTCGTGAAAACAATGTGGGAAACCGCACTGGACATGAGCTCTAAATACAAAGAAACGTCCGACGGAGGCCTGGCAGTGAATATTCCTATCAGCCTCAGTGAATGCTAA